The genomic window cccgagtagctgggactacaggcgcctgccacctcgctcggctagttttttgtgttttttagtggagacggggtttcactgtgttagccaggatgatctcgatctcctgacctcgtgatccacccgtctcggcctcccaaagtgctgggattacaggcttgagccaccgcgcccggccccggattggattttttaattaaaaaaaattttttgttagaggctcatgccactgtgcccataaaaaatagttttgtagagagggagtctccctgtattgcccagactggccttgaattCCTTGCTCAAGCCACCCTTCCACCTCAACTTCCAAATTGTtgagatgataggtgtgagccaccatgcctgtctcagaaaagttttgaattttcataaagtccattttgtctagtttttctttttttgcctgtaGTTTTGGTGTCATATTGAAGAAATCGTTGCTAAATCCAGTGTTGTAAAgcatttgctttgtgtttttctctgagagttttatagttttagctcttaaatttaggCCTTTGCTCTTCAGTTCAGGATTTTAATGAAGAGAGAATGTGGAAAGGTGCTAGtcataattttctcttcttgtttgctTATTCCCATGCTTGCTGCCATTTTGGTCTTTGATCAAAGACCTagtatttaaaatgatatttaacaGTGCCTTCAGCTTACTTTGAATTTTCCTCTTTCTggttctcatttcattttatagtAGTGGCTTGTAATTCCATGGTGTTTGCCCTTCCTGATTTTAAAGGGTGCAGACTGTTTTATAATATAACTTTCCTGTGTTTAGCTGTCAAATACCACAAATATAATACAAGGAGAATTTAATTCTTTTCTAGCCTTAGAAGTCACTAACTGGGTATAGGTAGTTGTATCATCAGGGATCAGTAAATTGGAAATTGGATGCCCTGGATTGGAATGTTGGTGCCATTAGGAACAATGATAATATTGTCTGGGTAGTGAGTATAGGATGAAGAAGGAAGTGTAATTGTGTAGgacatgaatattattttataatataattgtttgtttttttttaaaggatttggACGTGGCAGAGGGAGAGGGGCAGGAAGGTTCTCAACCCAAGGCATGGGGTAAGTCATAGCCATcctatttttatagttatttaattCCCTAGTTTTTATGCTTCAATTGCCTCTAATACCCTGCATCTAATTTGTTCATCATGGTGAATCTAGTGTTTTCTATACTTAAAGagatttacaaataagaaaaataatatgaataaaattgaTCTTTTAAATAGGCATTAGAGCAGGGTTTCTAGCCTTGGCACTATTGATTGTGGATTGGATAATACTTCCATGGAGTGGTAGGGTCTCCTGtatattgtaggatgtttagcaacatctgTCCTCTCTGTACTATTAATAAATATCAGTAGCAGTCACCTGAAGTTGTGACAACATACCTACAGACATACCTAAATGGCACTGCCTAAGGGCCATGTTAGTTAATCCAGCCATTGTCTTTGAATGCTAAGTAAATGTAGTGCTTATTTATGTATAAGTGATATCTTTTTCCTGAATTGTAATAGTGAACATTGAACAGACTCAAAGGTAGTAAAATCAGaggtttatttcttgtttctgggtgttattttactttttgttgctTCTAAAACATTAGCTCCCattgaatttttagaaaaagttttaaaacatccTGTGGAAGCCATACGTAGATGCAGTCAAGGAAGGGAATTGGCTCCAAGAAAAGCCCTTTGTCTCTCTCTAACTTCAGGCAGCACTCTTGGTGTCAGTGCCTTCTAGATAAGTGGTGGTGCCTCCTGCAATCTGCCTTCTTCCTAAGCTCCTTCGAGGAAAAGGAGGGATAAAAACACAGGGAGCAAACTCTCAGGAGCGCTTTAAGACATAGCCCTGCCCATTAGCTGTAAATTGTTTTGtggatttttctgtttacttCACATTCCTTTGTGAAAATTTTAAAGGTAATATTTGTTTTGGCTCATGTTAGACCTCTGAACCATGATTCAGTTAAACTGGGTGTTCAGTTTAGGATTTTACTGAAAAGAAATAGAGGTGCTgaacaaaatgttttcttctttatctaaTGTTTCTATAAAGGAGCATATAATTCTAAGCTATAAAAGGTTCAAAGCCAAACTTGGATTCTGACTTGGGAAGAAAATACCTGTGTTCCctatttattccttatttttcagCAGGACTCTTATGAGAGCCCTTATTCTGCCTTGAAAGATTATGGGTCTCCTTGTCTGCTTTAGGATGCTGAGGACCATGTTTTAGTAAAATAAGGCTATTATACCAGAATGTGTGGAAGGTCCCTAGGCAGCTTCTGGTTTTCACATCTGCATCTCCATGGCTGGCAGAATTAGTTATATTTAAATAGGGGAAGGAAAGGTAATGTCTTTTACAGTGGCTGTGAGAAGACACTGGGCTTGTTTGGTGGAAGATCATGTATGGTTAATATTTTGGCTTAGGTGCTTGCTTCTTttgcctttattatttctttatttcaaaccCCAGGACATTTAATCCTGCGGACTATTCAGATTCTACATCTACAGATGTGTGTGGGACAAAGCTAGTAGTTTGGGAAGCTGCTCAGAATGGTGCAGATGAGGGAACTGGTAAGTGTTCTGTTTTTGCCAGAGATGAGTTTTAAATGTTTGAGCTATTAAGAGTTTTATGTTCTCATGCAAAGATGAAGTCTAAATGTGCtgatggaaaagaatgaaaaccagGCTACTGTCCTACCTCTGAAATTATTCTTAGTTGGTTCTTACCACCAAAGTCTGTCACATATAAATCTCATGATGACAAAGAATTTGATTTTCCCTTCTGCGAGCTAAGAAAGAGGCTATATAAGGTAATTGGCATAAATCAGCACAAACCCACACTCCAATCAAAGTATGTCACAGATATATAGAATTTCTGAGGAGAAGATTTTTTACTGGAAGTACTTCCCATTTCTAATGGTGGATTCTTTGGTCAGATAATGTATGATAATGCGGTAGATGATAGATGGATTTGTAGCAACGTTGCTACTGCAGGTTTTTCTGTATCATGCTGTTTCTggattattttctgaaattcttgGGGTAAATATTGGTTGTTTATTTATATAGAGCTCTTTGTACAGTAAGTATTGAGATTATACTTATAGAAACATaatttagccaggtgcagtggctcacacctgtaatcccagcactttgggagactgaggcagatggagcatttgaggtcaggaattcgagagcagcctggccaacatggtgaaaccccgtctctacagaaatataaaaaaattagccaggcttggtggtgcgtgcctgtaatcccagctacttgggaggctgagacaggagaatcgcttgaacccaggaggtggaggttgcaatgagccgagatcgtgccattgcactccagcctgggtaacagagcgagacttcatctcaaaacaacaacaacaaaaacaaaaacataatttaacaCAATGAAATATAACCTAGATTTAGAATATAGTTCAATAAATTATCAAGCCCTGGTGCaagttgttcatgcctgtaatctcagcatttaggtggctgaggcgggaggatcacttgagccacaGTTTGAGGTGAGCCTGATTAACATAGTAAGATCTCATCTATACTAAGAAAACGTAAAAAATTAACATGGCATGGTGGttgcgcctatggtcccagctgcttgggaggctggagaggggagtgtcatttgagcctgggaggttgaggatgacataagctatgattgtaccactgcactccaacctggcaacagagcaaggctgtgtctcaaaaaataaaaaataaaataaaataatgcacacAAGCATCCATATAACAACCCTAGCCAGAAAGTAAGAGAGTACGACCAGAATCACAACTAATCAACTGTAAATAGAGAAACTGTAAAGAGGGTCAACAAAATTTGTAAGTTGTTATTTGAAAACACTAGTAAAATTGTTAAGCTTCTTATGAGATCATCAAGGGAAGGTGAAGAACATGAGTAATTAGttccaggaaggagaaaaggtaTATTGATATAGATCATACAGATATTAAGGAGATTATAAGATACTGTatgtcgattttttttttttttggcaacaagTTTGGAATTACTAATTTCACTCTTGTAAAAATCTTtaagtatttgaaaatagaattCAGTAAGACAGAAACAGGAAAAGGTTACCATAACCACGTTAAAATTATGCTTGGGTTGAGCGTGTtaaatcacacctgtaatcccagcactttgggaggcttaggtgggcagatcagttgagctcaggagtttgagaccagcctgggcaacatggtgaaaccccatctctgcaaaaaaatacaaaaattagctgggtgtagtagcatatgcctgtggtctcagctacttgggatgctgaggtgggagaatcacttgaatctgggagacataggttgcagtgagctgagattgtgccactgcactttagcctgggtgacagagtgggactctgtctcaaaaaaagaaagagagagagaaataaagaacgaaagaaagagaaagaatgaattacACCTGGTATTTAAGTGTGCTTAACTGtgttttttggggtgggggggttttgagatggagtctctgtcacccaggctggagtacaatggcatgatcttggctcactgcaacctccacctcccaggttcaagcgattctcctgcctcagcgtcctgagtagctgggattacaggtgtccggcactatgcctggctaatttttttgtatttttagtaggcagggtttcaccatgttggccaggctagtctctaactgctgacctcaaatggtccactcaccttggcctcccaaagtgctgggattacaggcgtaagccaccatgccccaccttcttttctttttctttttttaagagaacatctcactctgttgtccgggccagagtgcagtggtgtgatcatcactcactgtagccttgaaccactggattcaagccatcttcccaccttaacctccctaGTACTTACTGCTGGGACTatggcacacaccactgcactgggtgaattttaaaattttttgtagataaaaGATTTTGCATTGTTgcagaggctggtcttgaactcctggcttcaaagatcctcccacccagccagtgctgggattactgacatgagccaccatgcccagcttagtttgtttaacttttaaaaaaacaaatcagtcCACTCCTAGATGCATAcccaaaagacaggaaaatgtaggtTCACATAAAAATCTTGTACAAAAAGATTCATAGCaacataattaataattataaaaaagtagaaacaacccataCTTCCTATTGAACAGGTCTGTCAGGGTAGGGGAAGAAACCTCAAATGTTTATCAATGGATGAATATATAAGcaaaatatagaatatacatAGAATAGAATaatgttcagccataaaaaggaattaaggtacatgctacaacatgaatgaaccttgaaaatagtATGCAGAGTCACAGAAAGACCACATATATtgtgttttatgattttatttgtcTGAAATGTCTAAGGCAAATTTATAGGGACAGAAATTAGCTCGGTGGTTGCCTAGGACTGGAACTATTTGGGAAAAGTGGTGAGTGACTACGAATGAGTATGGGGTTTGTTTCagaggtgatggttacacaaattgtgaatatactaaaaattattcagCCGTCTACTGTAAAAGGGTAGATTTCATgttatgtgtgttatatataaaaatacagaaataagtaTTATCCATTTAAcagaattaaagataaaaatcctTATGATTATTTCTGTAAGGAAGAGCGTTCAATATTCGTTCATGATTAAAACAAACCAACAGTGTTTCTGAATGGCATGTGGGATTTGAGCCGGATAATGGTCTTTGATTCCAGCAACATGGAGACTTTGTACCAATGCCCATTCTTAGTGCTCAAATGTCCCAACGTGAAGCTGACGAAGCCGACCAGGCTGCACATGCCTTCAGCCATGACTGTGTATGCTTTGGTGGTGGTGTCTTGCTTCCTCATGACCAGAGGAATAATTTATGATGTTATTGTTGAACCTCCAAGTGTTGGCTCTGTGACTGATGAACATGGGCATCAGAGGCCAGTAGCTTTCTTGGTGTACAGAGTAAATGGACAATATATTATTATGGAAGGACTTGCATCCAGCTTCCTGTTTACAGTGGGAGGTTTAGGTTTCATAATCCTGGACCAGTCAAATGCACCAGATATCCCTAAACGCagcaaatttcttcttttattctttggatttgtttgtgtcctattgagtttttttttacaGTTAGAGTATTCATGAGAATGAAACTGCCAGGCAATCTGATAGGTTAGAGTGCCTTTTGAGAAGAAATCAATGGATACTGGATTTGCTCCTGTCAATGAAGTTTTAAAGTCTATACCAATCCGCTATTATGAAATgtggaaaagaatgaagagcaGCAGTAAAGAAATATGTAGTGAAAACACTGGAAGTATATTGATGCTTGGagtaaaatttctgtttttttttttttttttttgagacggagtctcgctttgtcgcccaggctggagtgcagtggccggatctcagctcactgcaagctccgcctcccgggtttacgccattctcctgcctcagcctcccgagtagctgggactacaggcgcccaccacctcgcccggctagttttttgtatttttagtagagacggggtttcaccatattagccaggatggtctcgatctcctgacctcgtgatccgcccgtctcggcctcccaaagtgctgggattacaggcttgagccaccgcgcccggccaaggagtAAAATTTCTTCTTGGTATCAGAGACAAGTttatcacagtattttttttcctgctgatcTGTTgagatcagtgatgttgagtgacattttcttcttagtttttcgttttttaaagaaaatatactccagtttacaaatataatattgaataaaGTGATTATGTTTTATAGcccctttaactttttttttgtagatgacatttctgattttcagaattAATGTAAAATCAAGAAGCAAGATTCCATAAGTAGAGAATTCTGGATGGCTGATCAGTTTTACCTATGGTGCCTTGCCTTTTAATAGGGAGTGTGATAATACATTATtccaaatatgtatgtatgaCTGTTTCCTGAACAATAAGATCTATGAAAGGagcagaaataatttttctaattaaaaacaaacaaaaccctggcAATTAGAAATACAAGGAATTTCCTTAATCAGATAAGGAATATCTGTAAACTTACAGCAGGTATTACAGTCACTGGTGATATATTGAGTGTTTTTCCTCTGGAACAGGATAAAAACATGTGGTCACTGCTTCCATTCGCACTGTTCTGGAggtcctagccagtgcaataaagaAAAGTAAGTCATAAGGACTGGAAAGGGAGAATAAACCGTTGTTTTCTGTGATTATGTAAAAGAAACTATAGATGAATTATTGGAGAGTTTCACAAGCACAAAATGCAAGACACAAGTTTCATGAATGAATGTATTTCTGTAAATCGtcaacaaacagaaaatggaaaaaaattgctAGTAGCTCCAGAAAACaccaaatacctaggaataagtctaatgatatgtaaaatatgtaagattagaaaaaatagaaaacaatattgagagaaaataaggaagacaATAAATAGAGGGATATAccactttaatatattttagtctTACTGTTGTGACATTTAGTTTTTATTGACTCAGTCTTTGAATTTATTAATCCATGGTAGTCCATCTCATGTAAATATTCcccactgattttttaaaaaaatcaaatttgttgatgtagtttatatatatatatgataaaattctCCCTTTAGAGGTATAGAGGATGAATTCTAACAAATGCGTATAGAATTATAACcagcattaaaatataattatggtGCTTCtttactagcaatgaacaattgtaaacaaagaataagaaaaacagtaCTTTTTTTAGAGtaccaaaaaaacaagaaatagttGTATTTCTGACTATATATATGCAAGATTTGTATGTTGATATTATGCAACATGTTGGGAAAGATAAAAGAAGACCCTCATAAAAGGGAACATATTCagtgttcatgaattggaagactcaaaATCTTTGAAATGTCATTTCTCTCCAAATTGATCGATAGCTTCAGCataattccaatcaaaatcttCTCAGATTTTTGAcaacttgattcttttttttgagatagattctcactctgtcacccaggctggagtgcagtgttgcgatctcacctcactgcaacctccacctcctgggttcaagtgatctcctacctcagactcctgagtagctg from Macaca thibetana thibetana isolate TM-01 chromosome 15, ASM2454274v1, whole genome shotgun sequence includes these protein-coding regions:
- the LOC126937429 gene encoding oligosaccharyltransferase complex subunit OSTC-like is translated as MWDLSRIMVFDSSNMETLYQCPFLVLKCPNVKLTKPTRLHMPSAMTVYALVVVSCFLMTRGIIYDVIVEPPSVGSVTDEHGHQRPVAFLVYRVNGQYIIMEGLASSFLFTVGGLGFIILDQSNAPDIPKRSKFLLLFFGFVCVLLSFFLQLEYS